A genomic window from Candidatus Neomarinimicrobiota bacterium includes:
- a CDS encoding lysophospholipase has product MPSERIKFTNNNGHELAGFLDMPESGSPKAFALFAHCFTCGKNLKPIVNINRALTNHGIAVLRFDFTGIGESEGEFSETNFSSTVDDLIAAAEYLDEHHKAPTLLIGHSMGGAAVLQAAHDIPFSKAVVTIAAPSNPNHLSGILQEKREKVKSKGAADVTIGGKTFTLTKQFFRDLEQTRMEGFIRDLERALLILHSPQDDTVDIRNAAEIFQTARHPKSYVSLDEMGHLMLEEDQAKYVGNLIAAWADRYVSGSGK; this is encoded by the coding sequence ATGCCTTCCGAGCGTATAAAGTTCACAAATAACAACGGTCATGAGCTGGCTGGATTTCTGGATATGCCGGAGTCAGGATCGCCAAAAGCATTTGCGCTTTTTGCTCACTGTTTTACCTGTGGAAAAAACCTGAAGCCCATAGTGAACATCAACCGGGCGTTAACCAATCACGGTATCGCGGTATTGCGGTTCGACTTTACCGGCATAGGCGAGAGCGAAGGGGAATTCTCGGAGACGAATTTTTCGTCGACGGTGGATGATCTCATCGCTGCCGCGGAGTACCTGGATGAACACCATAAAGCCCCCACTCTGCTGATTGGGCACTCAATGGGGGGAGCCGCTGTGCTGCAGGCCGCCCACGACATCCCGTTCTCAAAAGCGGTGGTCACCATCGCCGCACCGTCCAATCCGAATCACCTGAGCGGTATTCTCCAGGAGAAGCGGGAGAAAGTGAAGTCAAAAGGTGCTGCGGATGTCACCATCGGTGGAAAAACCTTTACGTTGACAAAACAATTTTTTCGGGACCTGGAGCAGACCAGAATGGAGGGATTTATCCGCGATCTGGAGCGGGCACTGCTCATTCTGCACTCGCCACAGGACGATACGGTTGACATCCGGAACGCGGCCGAAATATTTCAGACTGCACGGCATCCCAAGAGCTACGTATCACTTGATGAGATGGGCCACCTGATGCTGGAGGAGGATCAGGCCAAATATGTAGGTAATCTGATCGCAGCGTGGGCTGATCGATACGTTTCCGGATCAGGGAAATGA
- a CDS encoding RNA 2'-phosphotransferase, translating into MPNRRKISKFLSYVLRHNPGKIGLSLDPAGWAPVPELLKGARKNGIHIGLDDVKDVIAQSDKTRFTISEDDQYIRATYGHSIDVDLDYEPLEPPATLYHGTARRNIEPIRKNGIRSQNRQFVHLSQDTKSAKKVGSRHGKPEVLTISAKQMKEDGFTFYQSDAGIWLTKKVPASYITFPEDINR; encoded by the coding sequence ATGCCGAACAGAAGGAAAATAAGCAAATTTTTAAGCTACGTATTGCGACACAACCCGGGGAAAATCGGACTCTCTCTGGATCCCGCGGGCTGGGCGCCTGTTCCGGAACTCCTGAAGGGCGCCAGAAAAAATGGAATACACATCGGACTGGATGACGTCAAAGATGTAATTGCGCAAAGCGACAAGACCCGGTTCACCATATCTGAAGACGATCAATATATCCGGGCGACGTATGGACATTCCATTGATGTGGATCTCGATTACGAACCCCTGGAACCACCGGCAACCCTGTATCACGGGACCGCCCGGCGGAATATCGAACCAATTCGGAAGAACGGAATCCGCTCTCAAAACCGGCAGTTTGTCCACCTCTCACAGGATACCAAATCCGCGAAAAAGGTCGGGAGTCGCCACGGGAAACCGGAAGTCCTCACCATCTCTGCTAAACAGATGAAAGAGGACGGTTTCACCTTTTACCAGTCCGATGCGGGAATCTGGCTGACAAAGAAGGTTCCGGCTTCGTATATTACCTTTCCGGAAGACATTAACAGATAG
- a CDS encoding thiamine diphosphokinase — MKHVLIVANGEQPKPPQHWNRIKRANPLICTDGAANWLLEREITPDVIIGDLDSLDESLRDNLDHETIRHVPTQDNTDLEKTLLYALDQGYTAATVLGATGKRDDQTLANLYLLVKYSDKIHIQLLTNYSTIEAVTGEFTTRVEKGQTISLLPVGKVSGVTTKGLKYPLENETLEIGTRGVSNLAADEEITVSVTSGTLLLFRNFD; from the coding sequence ATGAAACATGTCCTTATCGTCGCGAACGGGGAGCAGCCAAAGCCACCCCAGCACTGGAACCGTATAAAGCGTGCGAATCCGCTTATTTGCACTGACGGCGCCGCCAACTGGTTGTTGGAGCGGGAGATTACTCCCGATGTCATTATCGGGGATCTGGATTCCCTGGATGAGAGTCTCCGGGACAATCTTGACCACGAGACCATCAGACACGTCCCTACCCAGGACAACACGGATCTGGAGAAGACGCTACTGTACGCTCTTGATCAGGGATATACTGCAGCAACAGTACTCGGCGCGACGGGCAAACGGGATGACCAAACCCTGGCGAATTTATATCTGCTGGTAAAATATTCGGATAAAATCCACATCCAGCTGCTTACAAACTACTCCACCATAGAAGCGGTCACCGGTGAATTCACCACCCGGGTTGAAAAGGGGCAGACTATCTCCCTGCTTCCCGTGGGGAAAGTCTCTGGTGTTACCACCAAAGGGTTGAAATATCCGCTGGAGAATGAAACCCTGGAGATCGGCACCCGCGGCGTCAGCAACCTGGCGGCGGACGAGGAAATCACCGTGTCGGTTACATCCGGAACGCTGTTGCTCTTCCGTAACTTCGATTAA
- a CDS encoding sodium:solute symporter family protein, translated as MPEYNITVSLHPIDYLLIGAYIVALVIIGFRFARSKLDQTEDYLLASRALTLPGFVATLVSTWYGGILGVGEFSYQYGLSNWIVFGVPYYIFAGFFALFLAKKVRDSNLYTIPDRLYQYYDKKTGLLGAFFTFLMVSPAPYILMLGILINLLFGWTLLPSIIVGTLFSIAYVYFGGFRSVLRTDYLQFGLMFAGFLVMVYLAFQSYGGLDFLQSVLPESHLSWSGGNSIQYILVWFFIAIWTLVDPGFHQRCYGAQSGKVAKNGILISIVFWAIFDFLTTTTGLYARAILTDVPALMSYPLLAEELLPPILKGLFYVGLIAVIMSTIDSFSFLSAVTIGRDFLWRLFGDPDNDRSSFYSRIGLIITGVVAVLMVITIPSVIDLWYTIGTLLIPALIYPLLATYFSRRIITGNTAFMVSLTGFAVSALWYGLGMMNQSGGWPQYPLGIEPLYPGLLAGGVIYFVGWVIIGPAKKRTREV; from the coding sequence ATGCCTGAATACAATATCACCGTATCGCTCCATCCCATAGATTACCTCCTCATCGGAGCGTATATCGTTGCATTGGTGATTATCGGATTTCGGTTTGCGCGGTCGAAGCTCGATCAGACTGAAGATTACCTCCTGGCCAGCCGAGCCTTAACACTGCCGGGATTCGTCGCGACGCTTGTCTCCACCTGGTACGGCGGGATCCTCGGCGTCGGCGAATTTTCCTATCAATACGGATTGTCTAACTGGATCGTATTCGGCGTTCCCTATTATATTTTCGCCGGATTTTTTGCGCTGTTCCTGGCAAAGAAAGTGCGGGACAGTAACCTGTATACTATCCCGGATCGGCTGTATCAGTATTATGATAAAAAAACCGGTCTTCTCGGCGCGTTTTTCACGTTTCTCATGGTTTCACCCGCACCATATATCCTGATGCTTGGTATTCTCATCAACCTCCTGTTCGGCTGGACGCTCCTGCCATCGATAATCGTCGGAACGCTTTTCTCCATTGCCTACGTCTACTTTGGCGGATTCCGCTCGGTTCTTCGGACGGATTACCTCCAGTTTGGATTGATGTTCGCCGGGTTTTTGGTCATGGTTTATCTGGCATTTCAATCGTATGGGGGACTTGATTTTCTGCAATCGGTACTACCGGAATCGCACCTTTCCTGGAGCGGCGGGAATTCGATTCAGTATATCCTGGTCTGGTTTTTTATCGCAATCTGGACGCTGGTCGACCCGGGATTTCATCAGAGATGCTACGGTGCCCAATCGGGCAAAGTAGCGAAAAACGGGATTCTCATTTCCATCGTTTTTTGGGCTATTTTCGACTTTCTCACCACAACAACCGGCCTCTATGCCCGGGCTATCCTGACGGACGTCCCGGCGCTTATGTCCTATCCATTGCTTGCTGAAGAATTACTCCCACCAATTCTTAAAGGACTTTTCTATGTGGGACTGATCGCCGTAATTATGTCCACCATTGATTCCTTCTCATTTCTATCGGCAGTGACAATCGGGCGGGATTTTCTGTGGCGCCTGTTCGGCGATCCGGACAACGATCGGTCTTCATTTTATTCGCGAATCGGGTTGATTATTACCGGAGTGGTCGCGGTCCTCATGGTTATTACTATCCCCTCGGTTATTGATCTCTGGTATACTATCGGCACCCTGCTGATTCCAGCATTGATTTATCCGCTTTTGGCGACGTACTTCAGCCGCAGAATTATTACCGGAAATACCGCCTTCATGGTGAGTCTCACCGGGTTCGCTGTATCAGCGCTCTGGTACGGTTTAGGCATGATGAATCAATCGGGCGGGTGGCCGCAATATCCGCTGGGTATTGAACCGTTATATCCGGGTTTACTGGCTGGCGGAGTTATTTATTTTGTGGGATGGGTAATTATCGGTCCAGCCAAAAAAAGAACGAGAGAGGTATAA
- a CDS encoding TRAP transporter TatT component family protein, producing MDGNTWGHYSVLYIVAAVFLVTLLTGCQSFNLFSSDAGQTKPQSQQITPERMRQLFETAYESMSNRDSLRQAYQYLKQIEPRDENARWYRETLSEVCFNYATYSDVSRDSSLLLYDEGRHSALRVLQTRPDVMSFLSSDAMYSPRIVRDTLRYIPVRALYWWSINSLLWLVDEPPVNRVVARNRLENAIKLIELASPDFRYGAVQRLRGLLYTISPDGDLNMAKLAFEKAITNNGAYLENHFLYGRYYGIMLQNRQIFRREMEVVVDATSQYPLEFAELNRLVKIRAQEFLQREESFFTASIKFGQL from the coding sequence ATGGACGGAAATACTTGGGGGCATTACTCCGTCCTGTATATCGTAGCAGCAGTATTCCTGGTGACACTTTTAACTGGATGTCAGAGTTTTAATCTATTTAGTTCTGACGCCGGACAAACCAAACCACAGTCACAACAGATAACGCCTGAGAGGATGCGCCAACTGTTTGAGACTGCATACGAGTCTATGAGTAACCGGGACTCTCTACGCCAAGCCTATCAATATTTGAAACAAATTGAGCCCAGGGATGAAAATGCCCGATGGTACCGGGAAACGCTCAGCGAAGTGTGTTTTAACTATGCGACGTATTCCGATGTCTCCCGGGACAGTAGTCTCCTGCTTTATGACGAGGGCCGCCACTCGGCTTTGCGGGTATTGCAGACCAGGCCGGATGTCATGAGCTTTTTAAGTAGTGATGCTATGTATTCTCCCCGGATTGTCCGGGATACCCTCCGGTATATTCCCGTTCGTGCCTTGTATTGGTGGAGCATAAATTCGCTGCTTTGGCTTGTGGATGAACCGCCGGTGAATCGGGTCGTGGCGAGAAATCGACTGGAAAACGCTATCAAACTCATTGAACTGGCTAGCCCGGATTTTCGGTATGGCGCTGTGCAGCGACTCCGGGGATTATTATACACCATCAGTCCCGATGGCGACCTAAATATGGCAAAACTGGCTTTTGAGAAAGCTATTACCAATAACGGCGCATATCTGGAAAACCACTTTCTGTATGGACGCTATTACGGCATTATGCTGCAGAATCGTCAGATATTCCGGAGGGAGATGGAAGTAGTCGTCGATGCGACCAGCCAGTATCCACTGGAATTTGCGGAGTTGAATCGGTTGGTAAAAATTCGTGCTCAGGAATTTCTGCAACGGGAAGAGAGTTTTTTTACGGCGAGTATTAAGTTTGGTCAGTTATAG
- a CDS encoding S8 family peptidase, whose product MFTQTFILIRWFVLSALLVFGAYLQAGQYITPKEHPVIQKTLKQYLTHYSADEVVKIWVYFTDKGFQTQQGFSKALAQARESISARAQERRQQRGNITRWMLYDDIPVHTEYIEKILRQPGVQIHRATSRWFNGISVEVEAGAVSNLSNYPFVRSVELMRTRTRRVLEMSNVPERGFRKPSTIPSVREYGLSEGQLEQINVPTAHATGYSGEGVIVLMIDTGYNTDHQVFRGNRILAEHDFIQDDDTTKNQPGDHPAQHNHGTATASILGAAVDSLLYGPAYKCKFLLAKTEIYDQEIQVEEDYYVEALEWGERLGADVASSSLGYYDWYEFSDMDGNTAVTTRAVEKAIRLGVTVVTAAGNANDNSWGHIIAPADADSVITVGAVDSKGMVAGFSSRGPTYDGRIKPEVVAQGVGTIFAKGTNDSTYSSSSGTSLSTPLVAGVAALLLEGHPNWSPVQVRDALMMTAGNFDMPNNDIGWGLVNAVEALCYGMKMDSGAVVSHAYPNPFNGYAFVEYTIPEDVEFNEVSFEVFNLRGQHMEIQQNRCNQCFFLWKPEANVPSGMYFYKITAGGVTKTGKFTYVR is encoded by the coding sequence ATGTTTACCCAAACTTTCATACTAATTCGTTGGTTTGTTCTTAGCGCACTTCTCGTTTTTGGGGCATACCTCCAGGCCGGACAGTATATTACCCCCAAAGAGCATCCCGTAATTCAGAAAACGCTGAAACAGTATCTGACTCATTACTCTGCCGATGAAGTCGTGAAAATATGGGTCTACTTTACCGACAAAGGATTTCAGACCCAACAGGGTTTTTCCAAAGCGTTGGCTCAAGCCAGAGAAAGCATCAGCGCTCGTGCACAAGAGCGTCGGCAACAGCGGGGAAACATAACCCGGTGGATGCTATATGATGACATCCCTGTCCACACCGAATACATCGAGAAAATCCTTCGTCAGCCAGGGGTGCAGATACACCGGGCTACAAGCCGGTGGTTCAATGGTATTAGCGTAGAGGTTGAGGCTGGCGCTGTTTCGAATTTGTCAAATTATCCGTTTGTCCGATCCGTGGAACTAATGCGAACCAGGACACGGAGAGTACTAGAGATGTCCAACGTACCGGAACGGGGTTTCAGAAAACCGTCAACCATTCCTTCAGTGAGGGAGTACGGTTTAAGCGAGGGACAATTAGAACAAATCAATGTACCGACAGCCCACGCAACCGGATATTCCGGAGAGGGCGTCATCGTCCTGATGATCGATACCGGATACAATACGGATCACCAGGTGTTCCGGGGAAATCGCATTCTGGCCGAACACGATTTTATACAGGATGACGACACGACGAAAAATCAGCCCGGCGATCATCCGGCGCAGCACAATCACGGGACGGCTACGGCATCCATCCTTGGCGCCGCAGTTGATAGCTTGCTATATGGACCGGCGTACAAATGTAAATTCTTATTAGCTAAGACGGAAATCTACGATCAAGAAATTCAGGTGGAGGAGGACTATTATGTTGAGGCGCTGGAATGGGGCGAACGCCTGGGCGCCGATGTGGCCTCTTCATCGCTGGGATATTATGATTGGTACGAATTTTCCGACATGGACGGGAATACGGCAGTCACTACCAGAGCGGTTGAAAAAGCTATCCGTCTGGGAGTCACCGTGGTCACGGCCGCCGGGAACGCGAACGATAATTCCTGGGGACATATCATTGCGCCGGCGGATGCGGATTCGGTTATAACCGTGGGAGCCGTGGATTCCAAGGGGATGGTGGCCGGATTCAGCTCCCGGGGGCCCACCTATGACGGCCGCATTAAACCAGAAGTCGTTGCCCAGGGGGTCGGGACAATCTTTGCTAAAGGGACTAATGATTCAACTTATAGCTCATCGAGCGGCACTTCCTTGAGTACACCACTAGTGGCGGGAGTCGCCGCGTTGCTTCTGGAAGGGCATCCGAACTGGTCGCCGGTGCAAGTCCGTGACGCTCTCATGATGACTGCGGGTAATTTTGATATGCCGAATAACGATATCGGATGGGGATTGGTGAATGCTGTGGAAGCGCTTTGTTACGGGATGAAAATGGATTCCGGCGCCGTCGTTTCACATGCATATCCGAATCCGTTTAACGGGTATGCATTCGTCGAGTACACCATCCCGGAGGACGTGGAGTTCAATGAGGTTTCGTTTGAAGTGTTCAATCTGCGGGGACAGCATATGGAGATCCAGCAAAATCGATGCAACCAATGTTTTTTTCTCTGGAAACCTGAGGCAAATGTCCCTTCGGGTATGTACTTTTACAAAATTACAGCGGGAGGGGTGACCAAAACCGGAAAATTTACCTATGTGCGATAA
- a CDS encoding 3-oxoacyl-ACP reductase FabG codes for MIGFQDKVVLVTGGSRGIGRAISEMFAQYGARVAVNYRMRSKEAEETVNAISTNGKTARAFQCDVRSFDEVESMVETVIEHFGQIDIVVNNAGIWTESFLRDMTPEVWQETMDVNLTGTYNVCKAVHKYLDGDRGDNIINISSTAGQRGEAHYSHYGASKGGIIAFTKGLSSELASRGVRVNCVAPGWVDTEMAAPAYVDGGLERISGNIPLGRVGKPEEIAASVLFLASDAASYITGEILNVNGGSVLCG; via the coding sequence ATGATCGGATTTCAGGATAAGGTGGTATTGGTCACCGGCGGCAGCCGGGGCATCGGGCGCGCTATCTCCGAAATGTTTGCGCAATACGGAGCCAGGGTAGCCGTGAATTATCGTATGCGGAGTAAGGAAGCGGAAGAAACCGTTAATGCGATATCCACTAATGGAAAAACCGCCCGGGCTTTTCAGTGTGACGTTCGCTCATTTGATGAGGTGGAGTCAATGGTGGAAACGGTGATAGAACATTTTGGGCAGATTGACATTGTGGTCAACAATGCCGGCATCTGGACGGAAAGCTTTCTGCGGGATATGACGCCTGAGGTCTGGCAGGAGACCATGGATGTCAACCTGACCGGGACCTATAATGTTTGTAAGGCTGTCCACAAATATCTTGATGGTGACCGGGGTGATAATATTATCAATATTTCGTCCACCGCCGGTCAACGGGGCGAAGCGCATTATTCCCATTACGGCGCATCCAAGGGCGGTATCATCGCATTCACGAAAGGGCTCTCCTCGGAGTTGGCTTCCAGGGGAGTCCGGGTCAACTGCGTGGCACCTGGCTGGGTGGATACCGAAATGGCCGCACCGGCATACGTGGATGGAGGGCTGGAACGCATTAGCGGAAATATTCCACTGGGGCGGGTCGGCAAACCGGAGGAAATTGCGGCGTCAGTGCTATTTTTAGCATCTGATGCAGCATCTTATATCACCGGTGAAATCCTGAACGTGAACGGAGGGAGTGTATTGTGCGGGTGA
- a CDS encoding DUF5668 domain-containing protein: MMVEKNRNITIGILLVILGTLFLLNNLNVIHVHKWWPIVLLGLGVSFFLGWVVDRRQTGLLLPGSILVILGCQFWFLHASWPIYVLAPAVGFWLMYLLGEKDSGTLVPAFILTVIALVFWFRDSFLADWWPVLFIILGVILLIWRRPEKSEEIKPEDLEFKEQKDTDE, from the coding sequence ATGATGGTGGAAAAAAATAGGAATATCACCATTGGAATTCTGCTGGTAATACTTGGCACGTTGTTTTTACTCAACAATTTGAATGTCATCCACGTCCACAAATGGTGGCCGATTGTTCTACTGGGTCTTGGTGTCTCCTTTTTCCTTGGATGGGTGGTTGACCGCCGGCAAACCGGTCTGCTCCTGCCCGGATCTATCCTGGTGATATTAGGATGCCAGTTCTGGTTTCTGCACGCGAGCTGGCCTATCTATGTGTTGGCCCCGGCGGTGGGATTCTGGCTGATGTATCTCCTGGGAGAAAAGGACTCGGGGACATTAGTGCCGGCGTTTATCTTAACTGTGATTGCGCTGGTGTTCTGGTTCCGGGACTCCTTCCTGGCAGACTGGTGGCCGGTATTGTTCATCATACTGGGGGTGATTCTCCTGATCTGGCGCAGACCGGAGAAGTCTGAGGAAATCAAACCGGAAGATTTGGAATTTAAAGAACAGAAGGACACAGACGAATGA
- a CDS encoding GNAT family N-acetyltransferase — MDRNKLTTSIVETQKELQRAMEIREEVFIRGQDVPVDLERDGRGEESTHFLLHLNDSTIGTGRFRPLSDDTVKFERMAVLEPHRNKGYGTRLLDAMIDYARRQGFAEITLNAQIDAVKYYERAGFQEVGQVFMEAGIRHQKMVYSL, encoded by the coding sequence ATGGATAGGAATAAACTTACCACCAGTATCGTCGAGACACAAAAAGAACTGCAGCGTGCGATGGAGATCAGGGAGGAAGTGTTTATCAGAGGACAGGATGTCCCGGTTGATCTGGAGCGTGACGGACGCGGTGAGGAATCAACACACTTTTTGCTGCACCTGAACGATTCAACCATCGGTACCGGACGATTTCGTCCGCTGAGTGATGACACCGTTAAGTTTGAACGAATGGCGGTCCTGGAACCTCACAGGAACAAAGGGTACGGAACCCGGTTGCTGGATGCTATGATCGACTATGCACGTCGTCAGGGTTTTGCTGAAATTACACTGAATGCACAAATTGATGCCGTGAAGTATTACGAGCGGGCAGGGTTTCAGGAAGTTGGTCAAGTCTTTATGGAAGCCGGCATCCGGCACCAAAAAATGGTTTACAGCCTGTGA
- a CDS encoding SDR family NAD(P)-dependent oxidoreductase, with the protein MNIALVTGASSGLGWEFARQIDSDFSLDEIWLVARRKDRLHELASGLKTAAKVFPLDLREPECLQYLGDGLAENQPHLRLLVNNAGFGKRGRFSDIPLAPQLDMIDLNIRALVHLTYLGLEYMDAGDRIIQVASSAGFLPMGNFATYSSTKAFIINFSTALGAELHERGITVTAVCPGPVDTEFQSVAGSKDRPQLINATAQDVVTKAMQDLKRSRSFSIYGFIVKLVPVLARIAPRTWLAKLNIE; encoded by the coding sequence ATGAACATTGCACTCGTGACAGGCGCTTCATCGGGACTCGGCTGGGAATTTGCCCGGCAGATTGATTCCGATTTTTCGCTGGATGAAATTTGGCTCGTTGCCCGGCGAAAGGACCGTTTGCACGAGCTTGCCTCCGGACTGAAAACCGCAGCGAAAGTTTTTCCACTGGATCTGAGAGAGCCGGAGTGCCTTCAATATTTGGGCGATGGACTGGCGGAAAACCAACCTCACCTCAGACTTCTGGTGAACAACGCAGGATTCGGTAAACGCGGCAGATTTTCCGACATTCCATTAGCACCTCAGCTGGATATGATCGACTTGAATATCCGCGCCCTGGTACACCTCACCTACCTGGGGCTGGAATATATGGACGCCGGTGATCGGATTATTCAGGTAGCCTCATCAGCTGGTTTTCTTCCGATGGGGAATTTTGCAACGTATTCCTCTACAAAGGCGTTCATTATTAACTTTTCCACTGCCCTTGGCGCAGAACTTCATGAACGCGGTATCACCGTGACTGCGGTCTGCCCGGGTCCCGTTGACACCGAATTTCAATCAGTCGCCGGCAGTAAAGATCGGCCACAATTAATCAACGCCACAGCCCAGGATGTGGTCACGAAAGCAATGCAGGATCTGAAACGCAGTCGGTCGTTTTCGATATACGGATTTATAGTTAAACTCGTCCCCGTACTTGCGCGTATTGCCCCGCGGACGTGGCTGGCAAAACTGAATATTGAATAA
- a CDS encoding NAD(P)(+) transhydrogenase (Re/Si-specific) subunit beta gives MDQLTTQELVTKLLYLLSIVFFIFGLKDLGSPKTARRGNLFASLGMLIAVVVTLFHQDIISYTWIIVGLVGGGLLGGVAARTVKMTDMPQMVAIFNGFGGGASTLVALAEYYHLMDESALVAGGQTEITIAISIIIGTITFFGSVVAFTKLQGLVRGAPIVFPFHNGMNGLFILATVVIAVLGVITPMNPIYFYIVLAMMALLGVTMVIPIGGADMPVVISLLNSFSGLAASATGFVLMNEVLIVSGALVGAAGLILTFLMCDAMNRSLYNVLFGAVGTDGGGGGGPQDKNVTAYTATDAMVLLENANKVIIVPGYGLAVAQAQHVLQEMVELLQETGVKVMFGIHPVAGRMPGHMNVLLAEANTPYDLLMDLDEINDEFQSADVALVVGANDVTNPAARTETESPIYGMPILNVDQAERVMIIKRSLSPGFAGVDNPLFYEDKTMMLFGDAKKMVTNIVSLLKEA, from the coding sequence ATGGATCAACTAACGACACAGGAACTAGTTACGAAGCTGCTGTATCTGCTCTCGATTGTATTTTTCATCTTTGGGTTGAAAGACCTGGGATCGCCAAAGACTGCCCGCCGCGGTAACCTGTTTGCCTCGCTCGGTATGCTCATCGCCGTGGTGGTGACGCTGTTCCATCAGGATATCATTAGCTACACCTGGATCATCGTAGGGTTGGTTGGTGGTGGACTCCTTGGTGGTGTGGCTGCCCGAACCGTCAAGATGACCGATATGCCACAGATGGTAGCGATATTCAACGGATTTGGCGGTGGCGCATCCACGCTGGTGGCACTGGCTGAGTATTACCATCTGATGGATGAGTCTGCGCTGGTTGCCGGTGGCCAGACGGAGATCACTATCGCGATCAGTATAATTATTGGTACTATCACTTTCTTTGGAAGCGTGGTGGCGTTTACCAAGCTCCAGGGATTAGTCCGGGGCGCCCCAATCGTGTTTCCGTTCCATAACGGGATGAACGGGCTGTTTATTCTGGCGACAGTGGTGATTGCCGTACTGGGCGTTATCACGCCAATGAATCCCATCTATTTTTACATTGTATTAGCCATGATGGCCCTGCTTGGTGTTACCATGGTCATTCCTATTGGTGGCGCTGATATGCCGGTGGTCATCTCGCTGTTGAACTCGTTCTCGGGGCTGGCGGCGTCCGCAACCGGTTTCGTGCTGATGAACGAAGTGCTTATCGTCAGCGGCGCGCTGGTCGGCGCAGCGGGACTGATTCTGACCTTCCTGATGTGCGACGCCATGAACCGGTCGCTGTACAACGTGCTGTTCGGCGCTGTCGGAACAGACGGGGGCGGTGGCGGCGGCCCGCAGGATAAGAATGTCACCGCATATACAGCCACTGATGCTATGGTGCTGCTGGAAAATGCCAACAAGGTGATCATTGTACCGGGATACGGTTTGGCCGTTGCTCAGGCACAGCATGTTCTCCAGGAGATGGTAGAGCTATTGCAGGAGACAGGTGTGAAGGTGATGTTCGGGATTCACCCCGTCGCAGGGCGGATGCCTGGGCATATGAACGTGCTCCTGGCCGAGGCGAATACACCGTATGATCTGCTCATGGATCTGGATGAAATCAACGATGAGTTTCAGAGCGCAGATGTGGCCCTGGTTGTCGGCGCCAACGATGTAACCAATCCGGCGGCGCGGACGGAAACCGAGAGTCCCATCTATGGTATGCCGATTCTGAATGTGGATCAGGCTGAACGCGTAATGATCATCAAGCGGAGTCTCAGTCCCGGATTCGCCGGAGTGGACAATCCGCTCTTTTATGAAGACAAAACTATGATGCTGTTCGGCGACGCCAAGAAGATGGTGACAAATATCGTGAGCCTGCTGAAGGAAGCATAA
- a CDS encoding NAD(P) transhydrogenase subunit alpha: protein MTGTLLVALYIFVLAIFTGFEVITKVPPLLHTPLMSGANAISGITLVGAVISAGMEAGPMTTILGTAAVVFATINVIGGFLVTDRMLEMFKKDKK, encoded by the coding sequence ATGACAGGGACATTACTCGTCGCGCTTTATATATTTGTGCTGGCGATTTTTACCGGGTTCGAAGTGATTACCAAGGTACCGCCGCTGTTACACACACCGTTAATGTCCGGCGCCAATGCCATCTCCGGGATCACCCTGGTTGGTGCGGTGATCAGCGCCGGAATGGAAGCCGGGCCGATGACCACCATCCTCGGAACCGCTGCCGTGGTGTTTGCCACGATTAATGTGATTGGTGGATTCCTGGTGACCGATCGGATGTTGGAAATGTTTAAAAAAGATAAAAAGTAA